The genomic window TCGAGGGGGACGGTGGCGAGGGCAGCCTGGTCGAGGCGGTCACCGCGCTCGGCCCGGCGGTGCTCCGCGACGAGATGCGGGTGGTCCGGGTCGACGCGCCGTACGAGGTCGGGGTGGTGCACTGTGGGCGGCTGCTGCGCGGGCCGGGCGTGCTGCGCTGCACCCCGGTGGAGCGGGACCGGACCCAGGTGGTCTGGCACGAGTGGTTCCACCTGCCCGGCGGCGCCGCCGGCCGGGTCGCCCGGCCGGTGCTCTGGCCCGGCTCGAAGTTCGGCCTGACCCAGGCGCTGAAGAAGTTCGCCCGGCTGGTGGAGCAGGGCCGGCTGCCCTGACCGCCGCCCGTTGTCGGGGGGCTGGCCTAGCGTGTAGGCCGTGACTGACCTGGTGACCGGCGCGGACGGGCTGCCCCGCTGCGCCTGGGGCGCGAGCACCCCGGACTACGCCTTCTACCACGACACCGAGTGGGGCCGGCCGCTGCGCGGCGATGACCCGCTCTACGAGCGGCTGACCCTGGAGGCGTTCCAGTCCGGCCTGTCCTGGCTGACCATCCTGCGCAAGCGACCCGCGTTCCGGCTCGCCTTCGACGAGTTCCGCATCGACAAGGTCGCCGGCTACGGCGCGGCGGACGTCGCCCGCCTGCTCGCCGACACCGGCATCGTGCGCAACCGGGCCAAGGTCGAGGCGGCGATCGCCAACGCCCGGGCCGCGCTGGAGCTGCCCGACGGGCTCTCCGCGCTGCTCTGGTCGTTCGCGCCGCCGGCCCGGGCCGGCCGGCCGCGGTCCTTCGCCAAGGTGCCGGCGCTCACCCCCGAGTCCACCGCGCTGGCCAAGGCGCTCAAGAAGCGCGGCTTCCGCTTCGTCGGCCCGACCACCGCGTACGCGCTGATGCAGGCCACCGGGATGGTCGACGACCACCTCGCCGGCTGTCACGTGCCCGTCGATGGGGTCGGGGCCGCCGGCCGGGCGTGACGGCGCCGGCGTCCGGGCGACGTGACGGCGCCGGTGCCGATCCGGCGTGATGGGATTGGACCATGACCGACACCGAGGTCCGCGCGAGCGGAACGATCGACGGCGGCAGCGGGCCCGGCGCCTGGGCGGTGCTGCTGCCCGCCGAGCGGTACGAGGCCGAGCGGCTCGTGCACCACGACACCCTGGAGCTGACCGGGCTGGACGGGCCGGCCCGGCCCCGGCCCGGCGACCCGGTCGCGGTGCTGGTCGACGCGCCGCTCCGGCTGGTGGCCCTCGGTCGGGTCGCCGCGGCCACCGCCGAGACCCGCGAGGATCCGGACGACCCGCAGTCCGAGGCCGTTCCGGGCGCGCTCGTGGTGACGTACACCCGGCGGGTCTTCGACGAGCCGGTGCCGGCGGGCGGCCTGGCCCTCGACGGGCCGGTGACCGGGCTGGACGAGGCCACCTGGCGGGCGCTGGCCGACCGGCTCGGCCCGCCGCCGGCGCGCCGCTCCTGGCTGGTCAGCCTGGACCTGCCGATCGAGGCGGCCTCGCCCGCCGAGGCGGTGCGGCTCTTCTGGGCGTACGTGCAGGAGCTGGGGCCGCGCGAGCTGCCCGCCTTCGTCTCGCCGGCCGGCGACGAGCTGGCCATGCAGGCGTTCGTGCTCGGCGTGGAGGCCAACCAGGATCCCGAAGAGGACGACTGATCCACCGGCGCCCGGTTACGGTGCCGGGGAGGGCCGGCGCCGGCCGGTCGCGCGAGGGGGTCCAATGCGCTTCCAGGACAGAGTCGCGCTGGTCACCGGCGGGGCGTCCGGGCTCGGCGAGGCGGCCGCCCGCCGGTTCGCCGCCGAGGGCGCGAAGGTGGTGATCGCCGACATCGACGCCGAGGGCGCCGAGCGGGTCGCCGGCGGTCTGCCGGACGGCTACCCGGTGACCATGGACACCGGCGAGGCCGCCTCGGTCGAGCAGGGCATCGCCGACGCCATGCAGCGGTACGGGCGGATCGACGTCATCTTCAACAACGCCGGCATCGACGGGCAGCAGCAGCCGCTGCACGAGATGGACGTGACGAACTGGGAGCGGGTGCGCCGGGTCAACGGCGACGGCGTCTTCTTCGTCCTGAGGTACGGCATCGAGGCGATGCTGCGCGGCGGCGGTGGCGCGATCGTGAACACCTCCTCCACCACCGCGCTGGCCGCCCAGGAGAACATCTCCCCGTACACCTTCACCAAGGCCGGCATCGTCGGCCTGACCCGTTCGGCGGCGATCGAGTACGCGGCCCGCGGCATCCGGGTCAACGCGGTCGCCCCGACGGTGGTGATGACCCCGCTGGTGGAGCACTTCATCGACAGCGCGCCGGACCCGGGGCAGATGCGCCGGCAGATGGAGTCTTTCAACCCGAAGCCCGGCATCCCCACCCCGGACGACGTGGCCGGGGTGGTCGCCTTCCTCGCCTCGGACGAGGCCGCCTGGATCACCGGCCACACCGTCCCGGTCGACGGCGGCTACGTCGCCCGCTGACGGCCGCCCGGCCGCGAGCGAGGCCCGCGACCTGGAGCGGTCAGTGTCCCTCGAAGACCGGCTTCTGCTTGTTCACGAAGGCCATCGTGGCCGCCTTGTGGTCGCTGGTGGCGCCGCAGATCGACTGGGCCTGCGCCTCGGCGGCGAGGGCGTCGGCGAGCGTGCCGGCGTCGGCGATGGAGAGCTGCCGCTTGATCGCCCCGTAGGCCACGGTCGGGCCGGCGGCGAGCCGGGCGGCCAGCTCCTGAGCGGTGGGCAGCACCTGCTCGTCGTCGTCCACCAGCTTGTTCAGCAGGCCCAGCCGGCAGGCCTCCTCGGCGCCCACCGGCTCGGCGAGCATCAGCAGCTCGACGGCCTTGGCGTGGCCGACGAGCCGGGGCAGCGTCCAGGAGGCGCCGGTGTCGGCGGCGAGCCCCACTCCGGCGAAGGCCATCAGGAAGCGCGTCTTCGGGCCGCCGATCCGGAAGTCGGCGAGGAAGGTCAGCGAGGCGCCGGCCCCGGCCGCCATCCCGCGGACCGCGGCGACCACCGGCTTGGGCAGGTTGGCCAGCCGGGCGGCGATCGGGTTGTAGTGGGCCCGCACGGTGGCCAGCGGGTCGGCGTCGGCCGCTTCCAGGGTCTGCACGTGCTCGCGGAGGTCCTGCCCGGCGCTGAACGACCCGCCCGCCCCGGCCAGCACGACCGCCCGGCACGAGCGGTCGGTCTCCAGCTCGGCGAGGGTGTCCCGGAGCGCCTCCTTGAGCGCCACGTCGAGCGAGTTCATCGCCGTCGGTCGGTTCAGCGTCAGGGTGACGACGGCGTCGGTGCGGTCGACGAGCAGTGGCTCGGTCACGTTCTCAACGACCCTTCTGTCGGGCGAGGCGGTTGTTGCCGTCGAGGCAGTGCTCGACGTACCGGTCGGCGGCCGGCCGGAGCCGGGCCGCGTGCCGGTCGAAGAAACTGGCCGCGCTGGTGCCCGGCCAGCGCTCGGGGAGCAGCGCCGGAGGGAGCTGCGGGTCCCGGAAGAGGAAGGTACGCCACGCGTGCACCAGCCGGAACCGGGCCGCGTACGCCTCCTCGTCGCTGCTGCGCACGGTCACGCCCGCCAGCAGCGGCTTCTGCTCCGCGACGAACCGCTCGTACGCCCGGCCGATCTCGATGAGGTCCCAGGCGCGGCGGACCACGCCCATCGCCCCCGGGGTGCCGGCGGCGTGCGCGGCGGTGAACCGCTCGTAGCGCACGCCCGCCTCGGCGAGCAGGAGGTCCACGTCCTCTCCGGGGCGGGTGGCCACCCAGGTGCAGTCGTCGAGCGTGCCGTAGCCGAGGAAGGTCAGGTTGGCGGCGAGCCGCTGGCGTTCCCGGCGGGACGCGGGGGCCTCCAGGACCAGCAGGTCGAACCGACCGTCCCAGCTGATCCGCCCGGTCCGGTAGATCCGGACGGCCGCCTCGTCGAGTCGGCGGGCCGCCTTGGGTGTGATCGAATATCCCGGGCCGGAGGCCAGCCGGAGGGGGTCGAGCCAGCCCTGACGGACCATCCGGGAGACTGCGGTGCGCACGGCCGGAGGGGCGATCCCGAGCGGCGCCAGCAGCTTGACCAGGGCGGCGACGGGTGCGCGCCCACCCCTCGCCCGGAGGTGGTCGCCGTACAGGTCGAAGAGTGCCGACCGTGCCTGCATGACCGCACATTGTGACAGGCCTATCCAAGATAAGCTAGATGCTGTTACATCAATGCTGCTTCGGTTTGGGTCCGGCGGTGTTCATCAGGGAAAATCATTGGTCGACACCCCGCGAAGGCTGCGGCGGTGATGACGAAGTGGCTGTGGGGCAACCCACCGACCCTGGTGTAGGTCTGAGGGGAGACAACATGGCGGCGATGAAGCCGCGGACGGGCGACGGTCCGCTGGAAGTCACCAAGGAGGGCCGGGGCATCGTCATGCGGGTCCCGCTGGAGGGTGGTGGCCGGCTCGTCGTCGAGATGACTCCCGACGAGGCCAACGCGCTCGGTGACGCACTGAAGGCAGCCGCCGGCTGATCGAGGAGCGGTCCGCGCGGCGCACGCCGTGCGGACGGTTCATCCTGCCCTGAGCCACCGGCCCCGCCGGTGGCTCAGGGTCTTCGCAGGCTGGGGAGCGGCGGTCTGTCCCGCTTCGTGAACTTTTCTGGAGGTACGGTCCAGCGTGCTGGCCATTCGTCTGGTGAGCGGGCCCACGCGGCTCGACACCCTCGTCCTGCCCATTCGTCCCGTCGGGCCGGGCGAGGGCCCGGACGCCCCGGCCGCGCTGGTCACGACCGCGTCCCCGCCTTCCGGCGAGGTGCTGGCCGAGGCGGAGGCCCTGCTGCCCGCCGCGCGGCTGACCGGGCGCGCTGGCGAGCTGCGGGAGCACCTGCGACCCGGCGCGACGCCGCAGCGGCTGGTGCTGCTCGGCGTCGGCGAGGGCGACGAGCGGGGCTGGCGGGCCGCCGGCGCGGCGCTCGCCCGGGCCGCCCGGGATGAGACGCACATCACGGTGATGCTTCCGGGCGACGCCTCGACGGCGCTGCGCGGCCTGACCGAGGGGCTGCTGCTGGGGTCGTACCGGTTCCGGATGACCGAGGCCGGTGGTGCACCCGCGCTCGCCGACGTGGACGTCGTGGTGGCTGACCCGGACGCGCTCGCCCCGACCCTGACGGCGGCCCGGACCACCGCCGAGATGACCCGGCTGGCCCGGGACCTGACCAACACCCCCTCCTCGCTGAAGAACCCGCAGTGGTTCGTCGAGCAGATCGCGACGGCCGTTGCCGGCCAGCCCGACCTGCGCCTGCGGGTACGGGAGCCGGACGAGCTCACGGCCGAGGGCTTCGGCGGGATCCTCGCCGTCGGCCAGGGCTCGGCCAGCGGTCCCCGCCTGGTCGAGCTGGACTGGCACCCGGCGGACGCGCGTACCCACGTCGTGCTGGTGGGCAAGGGGATCACCTTCGACACCGGCGGCATCTCGATCAAGCCGGTGCCGGCGATGAAGCTGATGCGCAAGGACATGGCCGGCGCCGCCGCCGTGCTCGCCGCGACCCTGGGCGCCGCCGCGCTCCGGCTGCCGGTGCGGATCACCACGCTGGCGCCGCTGGCGGAGAACATGGTCAGCGGGTCCGCGTTCCGCCCGGGCGACATCGTCCGCCACTACGGCGGCCTGACCAGCGAGACCACCAACTCCGACGCCGAGGGGCGGCTGGTGCTCGCCGACGCGATGGCGTACGCGGTCCAGGAGCTCGCCCCCGACCTGCTGGTCGACCTGGCCACCCTGACCGGCGCGAACGCGGTGGCCCTCGGCAAGCGGCACGGCGCCCTCTACAGCGAGAACGACCAGCTCGCCGCCGACCTGCTGGCCGCGATCGACGCCGCCGGTGAGGCGGCCTGGCGGATGCCGCTGCCCGCCGACTACGTCGAGTACCTGGGCAGCGAGCTGGCCGACCTGCACAGCTCCCCGGCCAGCGGCGCCGGCTCGGTGACCGCCGCGCTCTTCCTCCGCGAGTTCACCGGTGACCTGCGGGACCGCTGGGTGCACGTCGACATGTCCGCCCCCTCCTGGTCGGAGGAGGACGACGCCGAGCTGACCCGGGGCGCCACCGGCTGGGGCGTACGCGGGCTGCTGCGCTGGCTGCCCACGCTGGGCTGACGGCCCGGTCCGCCCCCGCGCCCGGCGGACCCGGCGGTGCGCCGGACGCGGGGTCGGCTCAGCACTTCACGGCGGCGAGCAGGCCGTGCCCGACCGGCAGCAGCGCGGGGATCCAGTGCTCCGACTCCCGGATCGCCTTGATCGTCTCCCGGACGGTGACCGTCTCCAGGTCGCGGGCGGCCGGGTCGCCGATCCGCCCGCCGGCCAGCGTGCCGTTGAGGGCGAGCACCCCGCCGGGCCGCAGCAGGCGCAGCGCGGCGTCCACGCAGGCGGTGAAGCCGGTCGCCTCGGCGTCGACGAAGACCAGGTCGTAGGCGCCGTCCGCGAGCCGCGGCAGCACGTCGAGGGCGCGGCCGGTGATGATCCGGGTACGCCCCGACGGGAACCCCGCCTCGACGAAGATCCGTCGGGCGATCCGCTGGTGCTCCACCTCCACGTCGATGGTGGTGAGCACCCCGTCGGCCCGCATGCCGCGCAGCAGCCAGACGCCGCTGACCCCGATGCCGGTGCCGATCTCCACCACCGCCCGGGCGTTGCCGGCGGCGGCGAGCAGTCGCAGCGCGGCGCCGGCGCCCGGCGTCACCGCGTCGACACCCACCTCGCGGGCGAGGCTGCGGGCGGTCCGCAGCACCAGATCCTCGGTGACGTAGGACTCGGCGAACTGCAGGGCCTGTGCCGTCGAGTTGCCGGAACTGGCGACCGTGGCGATGGGACACCTCCGGGCGGCGGGAGTGGTGCGGGGGGCGGGTGGGCGGTATGAGCCTAGAGGCGGGACCCGACGGGCGCAGCCGCGAGTCGGTCGGTTGACGATCACGGGCGGCAACCGCTGACTCCACCCGGGGCATCCGTGCAATCCTGGACGGTATCCGGCGTGGCGTTGCCGGACGGCTCCGCCGGATCGCGGCGCGGGATGCGGGACGGACTGGGAGGCACCGACGTGACCGACGGCTGGGACTGGCGCCAGCCCGGCGGAACTCCGGGACCGGCGGGACGGCCGGCGTCCGGGTCCCCACCGGGGCCGTACGGGGGTGGCCAGACGTCGCCCTGGTGGTCCGACGCGCTCAACGACCCGTGGCGCGACCCGTACGCGCCGGCCGCGGTGGTGGTGCCGGCCGCTCCCGCCGACGGCGGCGAGCCGGAGCCGGTCACCGACCCGGACGCCCCCAATCGCCCGAGGCTGCGCCAGGTCGTGCTGATCTCGCTGATCACCGCGTTGCTGGCCGGCTCGCTCGGCAGCGCCCTGACCTACGCCTTCCTGCGCGGGGGTGGCCCCGCCACCGTGCTCGGCGCCCGTCCCGCCGAGGGCCCGGCCCTGGCCCAGCGCAAGCCGGAGTCACTGGCCGGCGTCGCCGAGAAGGTCCTGCCCAGCGTGGTCACCGTCCGGGTGGCCAGCCTCGGCGGGATCAGCGAGGGTTCCGGCTTCATCGTCAGCGCCGACGGGCACGTGATCACCAACGACCACGTGGTCGCGGGCGCCACCGGCAAGGCCACGGTGGTCTTCAACGACGGCAGTACGACCGCGGCCACCGTGGTCGGGCAGGACCCGGAGTCGGACATCGCGGTGATCAAGGTGTCCCGGAGCGGGCTCAAGCCGGTGGAGTTCGGCGACTCCGACGCGCTGGCCGTCGGCGACCCGGTGCTCGCCATCGGCTCGCCGCTCTCGCTGGCCAACACGGTCACCGCGGGAATCGTCAGCGCCCTGGACCGGACCATGCAGGCCGGTGAGCCGGGCGGCCCGGTGCGCTACTACGCGGCGATCCAGACCGACGCGGCGGTCAACCACGGCAACTCCGGCGGCCCGCTGGTCGACGGGGGCGGCCGGGTGGTCGGGGTGAACTCGACGATCAAGTCGCTGGTCGCCGACGGGCAGGAGGCCGGGAACATCGGGCTCGCCTTCGCCATCCCGATCAACCAGGCCAAACGGGTCACCCAGGAGATCATCGGCACCGGCAGGGCCCGGCGTACGGTGATCGGCGCCCAGGTGGGCGGCACGGGCGCCGCGGCCGGCAACGGCGTACGCCTCAACGCGGTGGAGCCGTCCGGCCCGGCGGCGGCGGCCGGGCTGAAGGCCGGCGACGTGATCCTGCGGCTGAACGGCCGGCCGATGACCGAGCCGACGGACCTGGTCGCGCTGGTCCGCAAGTACGCGCCCGGGTCGGTGGTGACGGTCGAGTACCGGCGGGGATCCACCCGGCAGAACGCCTCGGTGACGCTCGCCGCAGATGCGAAGTGAGCACCGGTCACCCCCTCCCGGAGCGCCCCCCGACGTGCGTAGTCTTGCCCTGACACGGACGAGGAGGCCGGAGTGCTCGACAACCTGAACTGGTGGGAGATCGGCGCGCTGCTGCTCCTGGCGCTGCTGATCTTCGGGGACCGGCTGCCCGCCGTGATCAACGACGGCCTCCGGATGGTCCGCAACCTGCGCAACATGGCCCGCAACGCCACCGGCGACCTGAGCCGCGAGCTGGGCACCGACATCCAGCTGGAGGATCTGCACCCGAAGGCGTTCATCCGGAAGCACCTGCTCAGCGAGGACGACGAGCAGGCGATCCGGAAGCCCCTGCAGAGCATGTACGACAACCTGCGCTCGGACGTCACCGGCGTGCACAACGAGCTGAAGGACGTCGCCAACGCGGCGGACCTGCGCGGCAACGGCACCCGCCCGACCACGGCCACCGGCGGCGCCGTCCCCGCCCCGGCTCCCCGCCCCAGCTACGACGACGCCACCTGACCGTCGGGCCGGTCCTGTTCCCTCGGCTCTCTGCGGCGTCCCTCGGCTCTCCAGCCGGCTCTCGCCAGCTCGCTCGCCGGGCGGGAGGTACTCGCCCGCCTCCTTTGCTCTGCTTCACTCCCGGCAACACGCTGGGCCCTGACGGGGCCTGACGGGGATCGGACCACGGGCAGCGCGAGGTGTTGCCTCCCGCTGAAGCAGAGCAAAGGGGCGCGCGGGGCAGGTCCTCGGTCGGCCGCCCGGCGTGGGACGGGCGCGGAAGCGGGATCCGGACACGCGAAAGGGGCACCCCGCCACGGGGTGCCCCTTTCGTCGTCGTCAGGCAGTGGTCAGCGGCCGGCGGGCTTGAGGCCGAGCGGCTTGCCGAGGAGGGACTCGCGCCGGACCGCCAGCCGGTCGGCGATCTGGTTGAGCGCCCTGGCGGCCGGGGCGTCCGGCTCGGCCAGCACGATCGGGTTGCCGGCGTCGCCGCCCTCGCGGACCCGGGTGTCGAGCGGGATCTGACCCAGCAGCGGCACCTGCGCGCCGATGGTCCGGCTCAGCGACTCGGAGACCGCCTCGCCGCCGCCGGCGCCGAAGACCTCCACCCGCGAGCCGTCCGGCAGCTCCATCCAGGACATGTTCTCGATGACCCCGACCACCCGCTGGTGGGTCTGCAGCGCGATCGCGCCGGCCCGCTCGGCGACCTCGGCGGCCGCGGTCTGCGGGGTGGTGACCACCAGGATCTCGGCGTTGGGGAGCAGTTGGGCCACCGAGATGGCGATGTCGCCCGTGCCCGGGGGCAGGTCCAGCAGCAGGACGTCCAGGTCGCCCCAGTACACGTCGGCGAGGAACTGCTGTAACGCCCGGTGCAGCATCGGGCCGCGCCAGACCACCGCCGCGTTGCCCGGGGTGAACATGCCGATCGAGATGACCTTCACGCCGTGCGCCTGCGGCGGCATGATCATGTCCTCGACCCGGGTCGGGCTGCCCTCGGCGCCGAGCATCCGGGGCACCGAGTGGCCGTAGATGTCGGCGTCGACCACACCGACGGCGAGGCCGCGGGAGGCCAGCGCGGCGGCCAGGTTGACCGTGACGCTGGACTTGCCGACGCCGCCCTTGCCGCTGGCCACGGCGTACACCCGGGTGCGCGAGCCGGGCTGGGCGAACGGGATCACCGGCTCCTGGCTGGCGCCGCCGCCGCGCAGCTTCGACTGGAGCTCCTGGCGCTGCTCGGGGCTCATCACGCCGAACTCGATCTCGACACCCGTCACACCCGCCACCGCGGCCACGGCCGCGGTGATGTCGCTGCGCAGCTTGTCCTTCAGCGGGCAGCCGGCCACGGTGAGCAGCAGCTCGACCCGGACGACGCCGTCGTCGCCCACCACCGCGGAACGGACCATGCCCAGCTCGGTGATCGGCCGACGGATCTCCGGGTCGTTGACGGTGGCCAGGGCGGCCTGGATCGCGTCGGAGACGGTGCTGACGGGTGCTGACATGCCGGCAATGTTACGTCGGTGGTCATCGGCGGTCGCCGCTGGCGGGGGGCGGTGTGAGCGAATCGATGGCACCGTCCAAGGCCCGGGCCGGTGGACCGGGCCCCGTCGGGCTCAGCCCTCCGGGCGGCCTTCCCGGGTCGCGAAGTCGCCGTCCAGGTCGTCGCGGGGCTCGTCGAGCGGCTCGCCGCCGCCGCCGCGTGCGGCGCGTTCCTGCTGCCGGCGTTCCAGCTTCTGCCGGCGCTGCGCCGCCTCGTCCAGCTCCTCGGCGAGCCGGGCCAGCTCGGAGCGGAGGAAGTCCCGGGTGGCCACCTCGCCCATCGCGATCCGCAGCGCGGCGATCTCCCGGGCCAGGTACTCGGTGTCCGCTTTCTGCGCGGTGGCCCGCCGCCGGTCCTCCTCCAGTGCCACCCGGTCCCGGTCCGCCTGCCGGTTCTGCGCGAGCAGGATCAGCGGCGCCGCGTACGAGGCCTGCAACGAGAGCACCAGGGTCAGGAACGTGAAGGTGTACGGGTCGAAGCGCAGGTCGGCCGGGGCGATGGTGTTCCAGGCGAACCAGGCGGCGATCACGACCGTCATGTAGACGATGAAGTTCGCCGTGCCCATGCCGCGGGCGATGCCCTCGGACCACCGGCCGAACGCCTCCGGGTCGAACCGGGGCAGCTTGACGCCGCGGGGCTCGCGCGGCTGGTCCAGCCGCTCGGCCCGTCGCTGGTCAGCCATCGGTGCCGTCCGGCTCCGCCTCGGCGGCGGACGGGCCCGGTACGGCGTCCCGGTCCCGCCAGTCGCGGGGCAGCGAGTGGTCCAGCACGTCGTCCACGGTGACCGCCCCAACCAGCCGCATGCTGCGGTCCACCACCGGCATGGCGACCAGGTCGTAGGTGGCCATCCGGCGGGTGATCTCGGGCAGCGGCGTGGTCGGCCGGAGCGGGTCGATGTCGTTGACCACCACCCCGCCGAGCAGGTCCGCCGGGGGCTCGCGGAGCAGCCGCTGGAAGTGGACCATGCCCAGGTACCGGCCGGTGGGGGTGGTCATCGGCGCGCGGGTCACGAAGACCTGCGCGGCCACGGCGGGGGAGAGCTGCTCCTCCCGGATCCGGGCGAGCGCCTCCGCGACGGTGGCGTCCGGCGGCAGGATCACCGGTTCCGACGTCATCACGCTGCCGGCCGTGCCCGAGGCGTAGCGCAGCAGTTGGCGGACCGGGTCGGCCTCGTCCGGCTCCATCAGGTCGAGCAGCACGTCCTGCTCCGGCGGGGGCAGCTCGTTGAGCAGGTCGGCGGCGTCGTCCGGGTCCATCTCCTCCAGCACGTCGGCCGCGCGCTCCCGGTCCAGCGCGGCCAGGATCTCCACCTGGTCGTGCTCGGGCAGCTCGCTGAGCACGTCGGCCAGCCGCTCGTCGTCCAGCGCGGCGGCGACCTCGTTGCGCCGGGCGTCGGGCAGGTCCTGCAGGGCGTTGGCCAGGTCGGCCGGGCGCATGTCCTCCAGCACGGCGAGCAGGTTGGCCGTACCCCGGTTGGCGGCGATGTCGCTCAGGCCGCGGACCCGGTCCCACTCGACCTGGTGCAGGTGGCCGCGGCGGGTGAGCCGGCCGGTCTGCTCGCGGACCGCGACCCGGGTCAGCGACCACTCGCCGCCCCGGCTGCACTCCATCGCCACGTCGACCACCGTGCCCGCCTGGCCGCCCGGCTCCAGCTGCACCCGCCGGTCCAGCAGTTCCTGGAGCACCAGCAGCTCGTTCGGGCGCTTCTCGAAGCGACGCAGGTTGAGGGTGCCGCTGCCGAGCACGACGGCGTCCGCGTCGATGGAGGTGATCCGGTTGATGGAGAGGAAGATCCGCCGCCGCATGGGCATCTCGGCGACCAGCCCCACCACCTCCGGCGGACGTTGGGTCGCCCGGAGCCGGGCCACCGCGTCACGCACCCGACCCACCTGGTCACCGTTCGGGTCGAAGACGGCGACTCCGGCGAGTCGGGCGATGTAGACCCGGTTCGGCGTGCTCACGGGCACCAGCCTAAAGGCCTAGTGTTTATCAACATGTCGACCTTGGCCTACGAGATCGTGGACGTCTTCACCGACCGGCCCTTCGCCGGCAACCCGCTGGCCGTGGTGTTCGGCGCCGAAGGGCTGGCCACCGAGCAGATGCAGGCGCTCGCGCTGGAGTTCAACCTGTCCGAGACGGTGTTCGTGCTGCCGCCCACACAGGTCGGGGCGACCTACCGCGTGCGGATCTTCACCCCGGCCGAGGAGCTGCCGTTCGCCGGGCATCCGAGCGTCGGCGCCGCGGTCACCGCCAGCCGCCGCGGGATGTTCGACGTGGGCCGGGTCACCCAGGAGTGCGGCGCCGGCGTGCTGCCGATCGAGGTGACCGTGACGGGCGCGACGCTCACCGGCGGCACGCCCACCCTGGGCCCCGAGCTGGACCCGGAGCCGCTGCTGGAGATGGCCGGCCTCACCGCCGCCGACCACGCCGGCCCCGCGCCGCGGGTGGCCGGCTGCGGCCTGGAGTTCCCCTACCTTCCGGTACGCCCGGACGCGGTGGCCCGCGCCCGGGTGAACGCGGCGGCGGCGGAGCGGTACGGCGTGGAGCATGTCAGCGTCTTCTCCTGGGACGCCGACACGCAAACCGCGCACGCCCGGGTCTTCGTGCCGGGCCTCGGCGTGCCGGAGGACCCGGCGACCGGCTCGGCGGCCCTCGGGCTGGGCGTCTGGCTGGTCGCCAGCGGGCTGCTCCCCGGCGAGGGGCGCTCGGAGTACGCCGTCCGCCAGGGCGTCGAGATCCACCGGCCGTCCGCGCTGGCCTGCACCGTCACCGCGGCGGGCGGGGTGGCCGTGGGGGCGACCGTCGCCGGCCAGGTGATGCCGGTGGCGCGGGGCGAGATCGCCGTCCCACCCTTCGTGGGCTGACCGACCCCCGGCCGGCGCGCCGCGGTACCGCCCACGACGCCGTGCCGGGCGATACCGTGCGGCTGACGGTCCCCGCCGGCCCGGCCGGCGGCGTACGAGAGGATGTCCGGGTGACGGACGAGCTGGACGGCCGGGAGACGACGCCGCTGGTCG from Micromonospora kangleipakensis includes these protein-coding regions:
- a CDS encoding S1C family serine protease, whose product is MGGTDVTDGWDWRQPGGTPGPAGRPASGSPPGPYGGGQTSPWWSDALNDPWRDPYAPAAVVVPAAPADGGEPEPVTDPDAPNRPRLRQVVLISLITALLAGSLGSALTYAFLRGGGPATVLGARPAEGPALAQRKPESLAGVAEKVLPSVVTVRVASLGGISEGSGFIVSADGHVITNDHVVAGATGKATVVFNDGSTTAATVVGQDPESDIAVIKVSRSGLKPVEFGDSDALAVGDPVLAIGSPLSLANTVTAGIVSALDRTMQAGEPGGPVRYYAAIQTDAAVNHGNSGGPLVDGGGRVVGVNSTIKSLVADGQEAGNIGLAFAIPINQAKRVTQEIIGTGRARRTVIGAQVGGTGAAAGNGVRLNAVEPSGPAAAAGLKAGDVILRLNGRPMTEPTDLVALVRKYAPGSVVTVEYRRGSTRQNASVTLAADAK
- a CDS encoding preprotein translocase subunit TatB; translation: MLDNLNWWEIGALLLLALLIFGDRLPAVINDGLRMVRNLRNMARNATGDLSRELGTDIQLEDLHPKAFIRKHLLSEDDEQAIRKPLQSMYDNLRSDVTGVHNELKDVANAADLRGNGTRPTTATGGAVPAPAPRPSYDDAT
- a CDS encoding P-loop NTPase, giving the protein MSAPVSTVSDAIQAALATVNDPEIRRPITELGMVRSAVVGDDGVVRVELLLTVAGCPLKDKLRSDITAAVAAVAGVTGVEIEFGVMSPEQRQELQSKLRGGGASQEPVIPFAQPGSRTRVYAVASGKGGVGKSSVTVNLAAALASRGLAVGVVDADIYGHSVPRMLGAEGSPTRVEDMIMPPQAHGVKVISIGMFTPGNAAVVWRGPMLHRALQQFLADVYWGDLDVLLLDLPPGTGDIAISVAQLLPNAEILVVTTPQTAAAEVAERAGAIALQTHQRVVGVIENMSWMELPDGSRVEVFGAGGGEAVSESLSRTIGAQVPLLGQIPLDTRVREGGDAGNPIVLAEPDAPAARALNQIADRLAVRRESLLGKPLGLKPAGR
- a CDS encoding DUF1003 domain-containing protein, with amino-acid sequence MADQRRAERLDQPREPRGVKLPRFDPEAFGRWSEGIARGMGTANFIVYMTVVIAAWFAWNTIAPADLRFDPYTFTFLTLVLSLQASYAAPLILLAQNRQADRDRVALEEDRRRATAQKADTEYLAREIAALRIAMGEVATRDFLRSELARLAEELDEAAQRRQKLERRQQERAARGGGGEPLDEPRDDLDGDFATREGRPEG
- a CDS encoding magnesium transporter MgtE N-terminal domain-containing protein yields the protein MSTPNRVYIARLAGVAVFDPNGDQVGRVRDAVARLRATQRPPEVVGLVAEMPMRRRIFLSINRITSIDADAVVLGSGTLNLRRFEKRPNELLVLQELLDRRVQLEPGGQAGTVVDVAMECSRGGEWSLTRVAVREQTGRLTRRGHLHQVEWDRVRGLSDIAANRGTANLLAVLEDMRPADLANALQDLPDARRNEVAAALDDERLADVLSELPEHDQVEILAALDRERAADVLEEMDPDDAADLLNELPPPEQDVLLDLMEPDEADPVRQLLRYASGTAGSVMTSEPVILPPDATVAEALARIREEQLSPAVAAQVFVTRAPMTTPTGRYLGMVHFQRLLREPPADLLGGVVVNDIDPLRPTTPLPEITRRMATYDLVAMPVVDRSMRLVGAVTVDDVLDHSLPRDWRDRDAVPGPSAAEAEPDGTDG
- a CDS encoding PhzF family phenazine biosynthesis protein is translated as MSTLAYEIVDVFTDRPFAGNPLAVVFGAEGLATEQMQALALEFNLSETVFVLPPTQVGATYRVRIFTPAEELPFAGHPSVGAAVTASRRGMFDVGRVTQECGAGVLPIEVTVTGATLTGGTPTLGPELDPEPLLEMAGLTAADHAGPAPRVAGCGLEFPYLPVRPDAVARARVNAAAAERYGVEHVSVFSWDADTQTAHARVFVPGLGVPEDPATGSAALGLGVWLVASGLLPGEGRSEYAVRQGVEIHRPSALACTVTAAGGVAVGATVAGQVMPVARGEIAVPPFVG